A genomic region of Fluviispira vulneris contains the following coding sequences:
- the ubiG gene encoding bifunctional 2-polyprenyl-6-hydroxyphenol methylase/3-demethylubiquinol 3-O-methyltransferase UbiG: protein MLKKYQINNEIYKQMGDEWYVSDNYVALLRAEARARNPWVSKKINELVKNENISVLDVGCGGGLLANELANMNYNVTGVDIHPEVLNVGKKYDKTGTVKYQYADAHALPFPDANFDVVCILDVLEHVDNYIQVLNECVRCLKKGGYIFYHTFNRNIFSFLFVIKGMEIFVKNTPKNLHVHHLFIKPKEIRNILMELNCNLKEIKGLNPKIFSKEFMKLIFKGEIDDKFEFKLTNSLISGYIGYAEKLN, encoded by the coding sequence ATGCTGAAAAAATATCAAATAAACAATGAAATTTATAAGCAAATGGGAGATGAGTGGTACGTAAGTGATAATTATGTGGCTCTTCTGCGAGCTGAAGCAAGGGCACGCAATCCATGGGTTAGTAAAAAAATAAATGAATTGGTAAAAAATGAAAACATTTCTGTATTAGATGTTGGTTGCGGTGGAGGATTGCTTGCAAATGAATTAGCTAATATGAATTATAATGTCACCGGTGTAGATATTCACCCAGAAGTTCTAAATGTAGGAAAAAAATATGACAAGACAGGAACTGTAAAATATCAGTATGCCGATGCTCATGCTCTTCCATTTCCTGATGCTAATTTTGATGTCGTCTGTATATTAGATGTTCTTGAACATGTGGATAATTACATTCAGGTATTAAACGAATGCGTGCGTTGCTTAAAAAAAGGAGGTTATATTTTTTATCATACATTTAATAGAAATATATTTTCTTTTTTATTTGTTATAAAGGGAATGGAAATATTTGTTAAAAACACTCCTAAAAACTTACATGTTCATCACTTGTTTATTAAACCTAAAGAGATTAGAAATATATTAATGGAATTAAACTGCAATTTAAAAGAAATTAAAGGCTTAAACCCTAAAATATTTTCAAAAGAATTTATGAAATTAATATTTAAAGGGGAGATTGATGATAAATTTGAATTTAAGCTAACAAACTCATTAATTTCTGGATATATTGGTTACGCAGAAAAGTTAAATTAA
- a CDS encoding outer membrane beta-barrel protein — MLAETPPVQNNHIDTYPMVDGISAQLVPLRTENMTFPQTVFSFGVYNENVLSSTSDAYTTSGYGYSLGMQHHIRGMWSGGIDIRWSDWLANNTSQDSNTSPLSIYSKIEGTPRLNFLLGNDLGNMFRPYFTGGIGYTIFFDERSLFAARAKTAFGQISATYGVGIRVTFPKSIALKFSYERWRGIQTADYQAQIIRLELVFGDVDNI, encoded by the coding sequence ATGCTAGCTGAAACGCCACCGGTTCAAAATAATCACATTGATACCTATCCTATGGTCGATGGGATATCAGCACAACTTGTACCTCTCAGAACAGAGAATATGACGTTTCCTCAAACAGTATTTTCATTTGGTGTTTATAATGAAAATGTACTTTCATCCACTTCAGATGCGTATACGACTTCCGGATATGGATACTCTTTGGGAATGCAACATCATATTAGAGGCATGTGGAGTGGAGGAATTGATATTAGATGGTCTGACTGGCTTGCAAACAATACTTCTCAAGATTCGAATACAAGTCCATTGTCGATTTACTCTAAAATTGAAGGGACACCACGCTTAAATTTTTTGCTAGGAAATGATTTAGGAAATATGTTTCGCCCCTATTTTACTGGTGGAATAGGATATACTATATTTTTTGATGAAAGATCTTTATTTGCAGCTCGTGCAAAAACAGCTTTTGGTCAAATTTCTGCAACATATGGAGTTGGAATTCGTGTTACTTTTCCTAAATCAATTGCCCTTAAATTTTCGTATGAGCGTTGGCGGGGCATCCAGACTGCGGATTATCAAGCACAAATTATCCGATTGGAGTTGGTATTTGGGGATGTCGATAATATTTAA
- a CDS encoding Ppx/GppA phosphatase family protein: MLNLPLRNMFEKKRIAAIDVGSNSVHMLLVEMESPEEYKIIDSEKEQVRLAASIDSDGNLNSDALNRLLSVLKKMKEIADFHGAQIRAVGTSALREAKNANDFVAKIYKKTGIDIEIISGHEEARLVYLGVQQGLPIQDKSTLIVDIGGGSTEIVVGQWGEERFATSLKLGSVRLTQGFIQSDPLSDENLRSLELYINTRLEPVLSEVERVGFDCAVGSSGTIKAVKSLVLGLTNAEVPPSLHGSILTAKEIWIAKEAILRSRSLKDRKQLPGLDSKRADIIVAGIFVLSAITKILGIREWMISLTAIREGILYDTMLRDGVWLQGDTSDIRWRSVRSFGQKFHIDEAHAFHITSFSVSLFDQLYEKHNLSNSWREYLRSAAYLHECGLFIGHTGHHKHTFYFIRNATLPGFTTREMQIIATIVRYHRKRMPRENDEVYCDFDKDIQKAVNICASILRLAVSLDRGRQGKIHEIKINDLFMEKMSLSLYMRAGQDIELEMYEAAIEKKAFENVFSSSLEIVLEH, encoded by the coding sequence ATGTTAAATTTGCCTCTCAGAAATATGTTTGAAAAAAAAAGAATTGCAGCAATTGATGTTGGCTCAAATAGCGTTCATATGCTTTTAGTTGAAATGGAATCACCTGAAGAATATAAAATTATTGATTCAGAAAAAGAGCAAGTGCGTTTAGCTGCCTCTATTGACTCTGACGGCAATTTAAATAGTGATGCTCTCAATCGTTTGCTTTCTGTATTAAAAAAAATGAAAGAAATTGCAGATTTTCATGGTGCACAGATACGTGCTGTTGGTACAAGTGCATTGCGAGAAGCTAAAAATGCCAATGACTTTGTTGCTAAAATATATAAGAAAACAGGAATTGATATCGAAATAATATCTGGGCATGAAGAAGCTCGTCTTGTTTACTTAGGTGTACAGCAAGGTCTGCCTATACAGGATAAATCAACTTTAATTGTAGATATTGGTGGTGGCTCGACTGAGATTGTTGTGGGTCAGTGGGGTGAGGAGCGTTTTGCCACATCATTAAAATTAGGTTCCGTTCGTTTAACACAGGGATTTATTCAAAGTGATCCTTTGAGTGATGAAAATTTAAGATCGCTCGAACTTTATATTAATACACGACTTGAGCCTGTTTTGTCTGAGGTTGAGAGGGTTGGTTTTGATTGTGCAGTCGGATCATCAGGAACAATAAAAGCGGTTAAATCTTTGGTTTTGGGTTTAACCAATGCAGAAGTTCCTCCTTCACTTCATGGTTCTATCTTAACAGCAAAAGAAATCTGGATAGCAAAAGAAGCAATTCTTAGGTCGCGCTCATTAAAAGATAGAAAACAATTGCCTGGTTTAGATTCAAAAAGAGCTGATATTATTGTCGCTGGAATATTTGTTCTCAGTGCAATCACTAAAATATTAGGAATTCGTGAGTGGATGATTTCCTTAACCGCAATTCGTGAGGGAATCTTGTACGATACTATGCTGAGAGATGGTGTATGGTTACAAGGCGATACAAGTGATATTCGGTGGCGCTCAGTTCGTTCTTTTGGACAAAAGTTTCATATCGATGAAGCGCATGCCTTTCATATTACATCATTTTCCGTAAGTCTTTTTGATCAATTATATGAAAAACATAATTTATCTAATTCTTGGCGTGAGTATTTACGCTCTGCAGCATATTTGCATGAATGTGGCTTATTTATCGGCCACACTGGGCATCATAAACATACCTTTTATTTTATTCGAAATGCGACCTTGCCTGGTTTTACAACTCGTGAGATGCAAATAATTGCAACAATCGTACGATATCATCGCAAACGCATGCCTCGTGAAAATGATGAAGTATATTGTGACTTTGATAAAGATATTCAAAAGGCTGTGAATATTTGTGCATCCATTTTGCGTCTGGCAGTAAGCTTAGATAGAGGGCGTCAAGGTAAAATTCATGAAATTAAAATCAACGATTTGTTTATGGAGAAAATGAGTCTTTCCCTTTATATGCGAGCTGGTCAGGATATTGAGCTAGAAATGTATGAAGCAGCAATTGAAAAGAAAGCATTTGAAAATGTTTTTTCGAGTTCTCTGGAGATTGTTTTAGAGCATTGA
- a CDS encoding 3-oxoacyl-[acyl-carrier-protein] synthase III C-terminal domain-containing protein — MRFILYDFHIIRPQYESIQGDALNWIAQAHAFSKYKESLAQGRRKNIDEYYDLIQKIVLRFACKPEKISKRGSDISDFLHTNWDAMEIFNLNKSASGVFMHQRMQFFEYKIQNILQIFYKDVYHAPQNLIHVSCTGYVSPSAPQKLVAERGWGSFCQVTHAYHMGCYASLPAIRMGKGFLQNENRHQAINEKVKKKVDIIHNELCTLHFNPAAHDPEQIVVQSLFADGHIKYSICESNDYSANDTQNAFEIIVEQENLYAESFDAMTWRLSDFGFQMTISRKVPSIIAENIEVFLNNLFDKAGMNFSDEKEKVIFAIHPGGPKIIEYIRDILNLSAQQIKYSQSILFEYGNMSSATLPHIWERISQTKEVIGMLVVSLAFGPGLTMSGSIMRVI; from the coding sequence ATGCGATTCATTCTATACGATTTTCATATTATTCGCCCACAATATGAATCAATTCAGGGAGATGCGCTAAATTGGATAGCGCAAGCACATGCTTTTTCTAAGTATAAAGAGAGTTTAGCGCAGGGACGTAGAAAAAATATTGATGAGTATTATGATCTCATTCAAAAAATTGTTCTCAGATTTGCTTGCAAGCCAGAAAAAATTAGTAAACGTGGATCGGATATTTCAGATTTTCTTCATACTAATTGGGATGCAATGGAAATATTTAATCTTAATAAAAGTGCGTCAGGTGTTTTTATGCATCAACGTATGCAGTTTTTTGAATATAAAATTCAAAATATTTTACAAATTTTTTATAAAGATGTTTATCATGCGCCGCAAAATCTAATTCATGTTTCCTGCACCGGCTATGTATCACCATCTGCACCACAAAAACTAGTGGCAGAGCGTGGTTGGGGAAGTTTTTGCCAAGTGACACATGCTTATCATATGGGCTGTTACGCTTCTTTACCTGCAATAAGAATGGGAAAAGGATTTTTGCAAAATGAGAATAGACATCAAGCTATAAATGAAAAAGTTAAGAAAAAAGTTGATATTATTCATAATGAATTGTGTACACTCCATTTTAACCCAGCGGCTCACGACCCTGAACAAATTGTTGTCCAGAGTTTATTTGCGGATGGTCATATAAAATATTCGATATGCGAATCTAATGATTATTCAGCTAACGATACGCAAAATGCATTTGAAATTATTGTTGAGCAAGAGAATTTGTATGCTGAGTCTTTTGACGCAATGACCTGGCGACTTTCAGATTTTGGTTTTCAAATGACCATTTCAAGAAAAGTTCCATCAATAATTGCCGAAAATATTGAAGTATTTCTTAATAATTTATTTGACAAAGCTGGAATGAATTTTAGTGACGAAAAAGAAAAAGTTATTTTTGCTATTCATCCAGGAGGACCAAAAATTATTGAATATATAAGAGATATTTTGAATTTATCGGCACAGCAAATAAAGTACAGTCAATCTATTTTATTTGAATATGGTAATATGTCTTCGGCAACTCTTCCACATATTTGGGAACGAATATCTCAAACAAAAGAAGTCATAGGCATGCTTGTAGTGAGTTTAGCATTTGGGCCAGGACTCACAATGTCTGGCTCAATAATGAGAGTCATATGA
- the rnhA gene encoding ribonuclease HI, translating into MTSHVTLYTDGACSGNPGPGGWGCVLLYGEHKRRFSGYEIQTTNNKMELMGVIKGLESLLRPMPVLIITDSQYVKNAFTEGWLENWQKNGWKTKNGKPVKNQEEWLALSLLQRKHILSWQWVKGHSGDKYNEMCDELARNAITNKKGIDEKF; encoded by the coding sequence ATGACTTCACACGTAACACTTTACACAGATGGCGCTTGTTCTGGAAATCCTGGACCAGGCGGTTGGGGCTGCGTTCTTCTATATGGAGAACATAAAAGAAGATTTTCTGGTTATGAGATTCAAACAACAAACAATAAAATGGAACTTATGGGAGTCATCAAGGGGCTCGAAAGTTTATTGCGCCCTATGCCTGTCCTTATTATCACTGACAGCCAATATGTCAAAAATGCTTTTACCGAAGGTTGGTTAGAGAACTGGCAAAAAAATGGGTGGAAAACCAAAAATGGAAAACCTGTAAAAAATCAAGAAGAATGGCTTGCCTTGAGTTTGCTCCAAAGGAAACACATTCTTTCATGGCAATGGGTCAAAGGGCATTCTGGGGACAAATACAATGAAATGTGTGATGAACTTGCTAGAAATGCAATTACAAATAAAAAAGGAATAGATGAAAAATTCTGA
- a CDS encoding GNAT family N-acetyltransferase, producing the protein MADELFIAKQMYEISLADAYSQSLNSFENFFSHCVHATNEKYFSNFYAIFEDKKLISFLNMNIIMNEAEMDYLFVSNDYRRQGLSNLLLSIFEYSNKYIGNHQVSKIILEVGENNTPALSFYLKTGFIKISVRKKYYKNMENAFVMEKNL; encoded by the coding sequence ATGGCAGACGAATTATTCATTGCTAAACAAATGTATGAAATCTCTTTGGCAGATGCTTACTCACAATCTTTAAATTCTTTTGAAAATTTCTTTAGTCATTGTGTTCATGCAACAAATGAAAAGTATTTTTCAAATTTCTATGCAATATTTGAAGATAAAAAATTAATTTCATTTTTAAATATGAATATTATTATGAATGAAGCGGAAATGGATTATTTATTTGTCTCTAATGACTATAGAAGGCAAGGGTTATCAAATTTGTTATTAAGTATTTTCGAATATTCAAATAAATATATTGGAAATCATCAAGTTAGCAAAATTATTTTAGAAGTTGGAGAAAATAATACACCCGCTTTATCTTTTTATTTAAAGACTGGTTTTATAAAAATTTCAGTTCGCAAAAAGTATTATAAAAATATGGAAAATGCTTTTGTTATGGAAAAGAATCTTTAG